atgagtttgagccccgaatcagcctctgtgctgacagtgcagaccctgcttgggattctctctcttaatataaataaactttaaaaacaaaggtttAAATACACTGGGCGAGGGgtgcccgggaggctcagtcggttaagtgtctgactttggctcaggtcatcatctcatagttcttgggtttgagccctgagtcaagctttgtgctgacagttcggagcctgaagcctgcttcacattctgtgtctccctctctctctgcctctcccccattcacacctctgtctgtctctgtctctcaaaaataaataaacataaaaataaataaacacgctGGGGGACCCTGCACACCTAGAGTTCTGTGCACCTGGCTGTGTGCATGGCCAACTGGAATCTGTGTTTGCTCACTCAAGAACTATTTGccgagcacctactacgtgcttGCAATTTACTtccaaatgcatttaaaaaatgaaatggacgGGTGGACAGAAATGTTCCGTGTGCCGGAGGCTGGGGATTCCACAGCGAGGGAGACAAAtgtctgccctcatggagttcaTATTCCAAGGCGAAGAGAGACAACAACCAGGTAAAGGTTTATCAGGGTGCATTATGGGCAACGGAGAAacacaaagcaggggagggaataCCAAGGAGTGAGagtgccattaaaaaaatttttgggggggcacctgggtggctcagtcacttgagcatctgactaaaaaataaaaaaaaaaaaaagcattgaaaaaaaaatttttttaattttttaatgtttattcatcctttttgaaagagagagacagaacataagcaggggtggggcggagagagagagggacacggaatccgaagcaggctccaggctctgagctgtcagcatggcgcccgatgtggggctcgaaactgaggttggatgctcaacctcctgagccacccaggcaccccaagagtgcCATTTTaaacagggtggctcagtcagttgagctttcgactcaggtcatgatctcacggttcgtgggttcgagcctcacattgggctctgtgctgacggtgtggagactgcttgggattctctccctttccccctctttctgtccctcccccacttgcatgcgcacattctctctctctccctcaaaacaaataaacttaaaaaaaaaaaaaacaacaccacagGGTGGTCAGGGGAGGCCCCTCTGAGGATGTGATTGAGATCTGAAGTTAATTAGCGAGTGAGTCATGAAGAAAGGGCATTGGAGGCAGAGCGGACAGCCAGTACAAAGGTCTGGAGGCAAGCATGTGAAGAACTTCAAGGAGGAGACCCGCGTGTCTGGAATGGATGATAAAGTCAAGGAGGACCTTGGCCAAGGGAGGAGGACATGCGACATTACTTTCAAGGGCccaatgtagtgattcaatatttgtgtcTATTTAGAAATGATCACCTCAGTAAGTCTAATCAACATCTGTCACCACAGATACTAATTTTTCTTaatcttgtgatgagaacttttttttttttgagatttatattttgaagtaattttggCACGAGCACAGGGCTCGAaattacaaccccaagatcaagagtcgcgtgctctattgattgagccagccgggcacctcctattattattacttttttcttttcacattttatgtttatttatttttgagagagacagagagacagatagcAAGGGGggtgcgcagagagagagggagacacagaatccgaaacaggctctgggctctgagctgtcagcacagagcccgacatggggctcgaactcgtgaactgcgagatcatgacctgagcctaagttggaggcttaaccgactgaatcacccaggcgcccctcttttcacattttctgtatccattcgtCTGCTGAGGGGCAGTAGGGTTGTTTCtgttttggctactgtaaataatgcttccaTGAGCACGGGAGTGCAGATAACTCTTGGAGAcactggttttgtttcctttggatatatacccagaagtaggattgcagggtcatatggtatttctatttttaattttttgagaaacttccatactgcttATCATTATAGCGATCCCAAcgtgtattcccaccaacagcacagaaGAGTTCTccactggggggctggggggtgggcttTGAGCAGAGAGGGACCTGGTTTGatctttttggttcttttattattattttttaacgttaatttattttgagagagagagagagagagagagcaccagcggggaaggggcagaggagggggacagaagatccaaggtgggctctgtgctgacagcagccagcctgatgcggggctcgaactcccaaactgtgagatcatgacctgaaccaaagtcagaaggtcaaccgactgagccacccaggtgcccctggtttgaTCTCTGTGCCCCTTGGGattctcctcactctctgcccttcccccactcatgtttgctctctgtctcaaaaataaataaacttacaaaaaaaaaaaaaaaaaaggatcgcTCTAAGACCAATAAGTGAAAGGTTGATAGGAAACTTCTTAAGAGAGAGATCAGGACCTGGCCGCGGTACATGGGGCCATGGATTACTGCGACATGATGTACCAGGAAGGGCCCCAGCACCTCCAGTGGGGAGCTCTTGCCAGAATGAGCCCAAATCTGGCCGAATTCCCATCTTACAGGAAATTCCTGGAGGAGAAAGACATCTCGAGTGCCCCCACAAAGATGTTTTCAGTCAAATCCAGGATGTGAAACCTTGCACACGGCAAGTGAcctaagtttctttaaaaaacaagcagATGTACACATGTTGAGGGGTGGCTATAGATCTCAAAGACCAGAGATGTTCAAATGGGATCCTTGTTTGAACAAACTGAACTATAAAGGACCCTTAGGAGGCCATCAGGGAAAGGTGAATATGGAGACCACAGAATTGGTAATTGTGAGAAGGGGTGAAATGGGTGTttgttgggactttttttttaaatttctttttatttatgttgagagagagagagagaggaagagagagaatcccaagcaggctccatgctgtccgcgcagagcccagtttggggctggATCCCTTGAACCGTGGGACtaggacctgagcctaaatcaaaagtaGGATCCTTGactgacggagccactcaggcacccctgttgggactttaaaacagtaaaattgaggggcgactgggtggctccgtcggttgagcgtccgacttcggctcaggtcatgatctcacagtccgtgagttcaagccccgtgtcgggctctgtgctgacagctcagagcctggagcccgtctcagattctgtgtctccctctctctctgatcctcccccgttcatgctctgtctctctctgtctcaaaaataaataaacgttaaaaaaaattaaaaaaaaagtaaaattgaaaggGGGGAATTATTGCTTAGTAGTAAAGGGTCCCTTGGGGGggataataaaaatttttgaatatagtggtgatggttacacaacactgtgaatatatttaatgccactgacttAAACACTTATGAATGGttaaatgataaatgttatatgtattttaccataaacacacacaaaactgaaGACCACACTAATTCTACATTTTCACTTTGggtccaataattttttttttttttttacagtttatttatttttgagagagacagagagagcgtgagtaggggaggggcagagagagaatcccaaggaggctccatgccgccaacacagagtccgacgtggggctcaaactcacagaaccctgagatcatgacctgagccgaaaccaagagtcggatgcctaactgactgagccatccaggtgctccttcttcttccttttttttttttttttttaataaatgtttatttttgacagagagagagtgcgcacgtgttttctatttctctcaaaataaataaactttaggtttggcttaaaaaaagaaataaaaataaaatcttagttgTAACCGAGTGATAGCAGAAATAAAactaggacacctgggtggctcagtcggttaagcgtctgactcttgatttcggctcaggtcatgatctaatggtccctgagttcaagccccacatccggctctgcgctgacagtggggggcctgcttgggattctctccctccccctctctgcccctaccctactcatgtgtgctctctctccctcaaacaataaataaataaactaaaaaaagaaagaaaagaaaactagcaGAAAGTTGATGGTTATCAACGAGGCCAGGTGAtgggcaaataaaaaaaaaaaaaactagcagaaAGTTGATGGTTATCAATGAGGCCAGGTGATGGGCACAGGGGTTCATTACACCATTCTCtctatttttgtgtttgaaaACTTCCCTTCCTTGTGACGGGAAGGCAGGAGGAAAAGAGCCTGTGGAAGAGGCAAAGCTGGGTCAGGAATGCTGTTCCGGCAGGCAGCTTTCAGACTGGGAAAGTTCCCAGGGCCGGGATCTGGAACTTCACCTGTAGGCTCTCCCTGGCtgggccccccccgccccaccccaggcttGCAGTTCAGCCTGTTACTTTCTCCCTgcccgcacccccctccccacatcaGCTTCACCGGAAGCGAGGCCCAGGacaggccccccctcccccctccacatcTGGTGTACTGATGTCAACAGCCAGGGTGGGCGGGGGCCATGTTTTTTAGCTCCCCGCCCAGCCTCGAGGGAGGGGCGGaccccccattcccaccccttACTCACAATGACAGACACTGTCACAGGCACACCAGGCCCTGACAGGGGCCAGACATCAACTTTTATTGCAAAATGGGGACCTTCAAGTCACAAGGACGTCAGAACTGGCCTCTTCCCTGACACCGGGAGTTGGAATCTGGCCCCAACTGGGTCATCGAGCCCCTTTCACCGGGTCTAACtggggcgtggggaggggaggtgggtcagtgtgtatgtgtggaggGACAGGCAGGGGAGGCTTTTAACATGGTTACATAAAcaagagggggggggggcggctctgATCGGAGGGTCCAGTGTGTCCCAAGTTTCCTTGGTTCCCAGGCCTGTGCGCACAACTGCACACTCggggatatatttatatttgggagaATCTGAGCATCAAGGGGCTTGGAAAGGGGTATCCTTGAGGGCTGAAGGTCTGGAGGAGGCCAGGGCCGTGTTCCCCGGGAATGGCGTGTCTCAGTGAGAAGATACTTGGAAATGGGATGGTGTCATGTGTGGGCTGGCTGTGTGGTTCAGAGGTCGGGGGCATGCGGACAGCGATGGCCATGTGCCTGGATTGCAGTGTGGCtgcgagagagagagggtatgcTGGGGCTGAAGACAGGGCCAGTCTCTCTGTGTGGGGACATGACCCAGGAAGGGGCACGTTCCCCTCTGCAGCAGGCTCCCAGAACTGGCAGCATTGGTAAGTTGGATGGGCGAAGAGGGTGTGTGGGCCCTGAACATAGAGGCTGTTTCTGTGGCTTGTTAAGGTAGGAGCCAAACTCCCACATGCGGGTTGCACATCAAGGGGAGTTGTGTTGTGTACGAGATGGTGTGTTATCTGGGCACATGGTCGTGACTCCAGATGCACTAAATCTGTGACTACAGAAAGCCTGTGTGGCAGAGTTGACTCGTGGACCTTTCCGTGGCCAtgtgaagtgggggggggggggggggttgcgtgTCTCGGCAGCTGCGTGGGCTGAGTGAGCGTGGCCCTGTGGACGTGTAGGCTGAGTATCTGCGACCGACCCTAGAAAACAGCTCCAGGTGTGTGGACGTGGCTGCCTGTGGTGTGGACTTGCGGTTCTGGAGACACAAGTGTGTTCACGCCCACCCCCATGAGAAGGCCACCATCTCCCATGGCTCCCTCCGTCATCGGGGCCACAGGATGGGTGGAGGTCAGTGGGGCCGGACTTGTAGCTGGAAGGCTGGGGGGATGTTGAAAAGGCCGCTGACGGCTGGCTGGAGGCTCAGGGTCCCTGGCGGGCACGGGCTCTCCAGGGAGAAGGCCTGCAGGATGGCGGTAAAGAGGAGGAACAGTTCTGCCCGAGCCAGGCCCTCTCCGAGGCAGACGCGCTTCCCTGCAGGGAacagggagacagagctgggCCGGCCCTCCTCACCCACAGGTGTGGGGAGGATGGGCAGGTGAGCAGGGACGTGAGCAGGGACAGGCCCAGCAAGTACCTAAGGAGAAGGGCAAGAATGCCTCCTGCTTCTGGAACCGTCCATCCGCATCTAGAAATCGTTCTGGATTGAATTCCTCTGGCTTTTCGAAGACCTCAGGATCATGCAGGACAGAGCCGAGGAGGGGGAAGACCTCGGTGCCCTGAAGGGGAATAATAACAAAGTTACAAATATCCCTCCCCACCCAGACAGGAGGGCAGAGCACAAGAGTCCGGAGTGTCAGAGACTCCAGTTCACAAAACACAATGGCATCAACGTGTTTCAAGGGCTTGTTATGGGCCAGGTACTTtgttaagcattaaaaaaaattttttttaacgtttgtttatttttgagagagagagagagagacagacacacacacacacacacacacagaatgcaagcgtgggaaggacagagagagagggagacacaggatccgaagcaggctccaggctccgagctgtcagcacagagcccgacgcagggctcaaatccactgaccgcgagatcatgacctgagccaaagttggacgcgtaaccggctgagccacccaggcaccccaattaagCATTTTTGATATATTCTCTCTTATGTAACATGTATGTGTATCTTGCTCGGTCTCACATCCACAAACATACACTTGAATCCGCTAAAGCTTTTTCACAAGGCTGGGAAGTATTTCTGACATGACTCCCATTTTcaagatgggaaaacagaggcccaaagaacttaagcaacttgcccaaggcacCATTCGGTGACAGCagagtttgttattttttaattttgtctttcaacTTTGAGGGTATGTTGTGATTCATCTGTGGCTGTCCTAAGCTACCTGGCCAGAGTCCAGCTCTTTCCCACAGTGCTCTTCCAGGGGTAAAACCAAGGCTGGGTAGGTGAGGGCTGTCCCTGACGACTCCCCTCCGCCCAGCTCccgctcctcccccgccccctcccagtgGCGGTCGAGATCAGTTACAGCGTTCCCAAGGCTGTGCAGTGGAGGGGGGCTCCAAAAAACACAGGTTCATGCTATGGCTATTAAAATAAGAGAAGCAGGTAACTGTGGTTAAAGCACAGGCCCTGAGTGTAAATCCTGCCTTTACCATTGTAGGCTGGGTGATCCCAGCAAGTCTTCTCATCTTTAAaggccagtttcctcatctgtaaaacggacaTAATAGTGTAGGGTTGCTCTGAAGGATGAAGATTAAGTAAGGTAATATATTTGTGAAGCATTTAGAACGATACCTGGTGAGAGCAAGTCCTTAATCACTGATGCCTGTTGTTTACATAATCACTATCAAGAGTTGCGACAGTCACTGCACTAGCAGTGCAGGCCGAACGGGGAACCCCTGGGGAACCCCCGACACCCTGCACCAAGAGCGGAGTTGGTGTTTTGCAAGCATTGTCTTGCAGGTTCCTTAAGATctcaaattaatattattttgttcCCGATGTAGAAGAGGGGTGGAGAGTGGTTCAGAGggtgaagtgatttgcccaaggtcccagagAAAAAACAGATCGTAACTACTATGGGTTTGATTCTAAGAGGAGGCAGCAGCTTGCGGGACGACGGCACCTGGGGTTCCCGGGCGGACATCGCCCCCTGGTGGTGCTGGCTCCGAGTTGCTCTTTAATGGAGGGCAGGAGTTGGGCGGGGcgtggggaagaagggagggaggggtttGATGGTGGGGGTTTACAGCAGTTCCTAAATTGCTTCCCTGTCACCTCTGGCTTGTGATTGTCCCAGCCACCCTGGAAGGAGGTAGAATTAGGATATCCGTTGGACAGATAgggagctgaggcccagagacagagGCAAGGGCAAGAGAAATGCATCCAGAAAGAAACAACcaggacagggaaggagagagggacaccAAGAAAGGGATGTCAGAGAGAGACCAATAATCAGAAAAagtcagagacacagacagcaacAGACTCAGGCCTGAGGCCGAGACGACCACTGGGTGCAGGCGCCCACCTGGGGAAGGGTGTACCCTCGGAAGCAGGTGGTCCTCGTGAGGGCGTGGGGCATGCCCATGGGCACCAGAGCCAGCAGCCGTTGCGCCTCATGCAAAACTGCGTCCGTGTAGGGGAGGCGGGCTCGGTCCCCCAGGCCTGGCGCCCGGCCAGCCCCCAGCTCCCGGGTCAGCTCCTCCCGGACACGCTCTGCACCGAGGAAGAGGAAGGCTGGAgtcagaggtggggtggggccccGCCATCCTACCCTTGGAAGCCCCATCTTCTCAAAGTGGCGGTGGTTGGGGTGAGgctggtgggcagggaggaggttCCCAGATCGCACTGAGCCAGAGTCCCCAAGACCTATGTGCTGAGCACAGGGTCTCTCCTCTCAATTCCCACGGCAATGCTGCGAGGTGGGATACCATTATCCATCCgcatttcccagatgagaaaactgaggcccagattgCTAAAGTCAAGCGGACTCCATTCTGCTGAGGCCACCTTCCAGGTCACCCCACCCCACTGGCTTGAGGGCATTTGATGCAGCTGCCTGACTCCAAAATGCTGGGCTTTCCCAGAGCTCAcacccccagctctgcctctcagcCAGTCATCTTTCGCTTCTTGCTTGTGCCCTAATgaccttagtttttgttttaagtaatttctacacccaacatggggctcaaactcactaccctgagatcaagacctgacttgagaccaagagttggttgtttaatcgactgagccacccaggcgcccctcccttcccctttttaagtgaactctatgcccaacatgctacttgaactcaggaccctgagatcaaggatCCTGTTAAGTCCTGACCCGGATGTCTTGTGGCCTCGTGGATGCCTccccccaggtggccccaggTCCCTTACACTTGTCCTAAACTGGCCTCAGCATCTCCCCTGAAACAGCTCCTCATTCCTTCTGTCCCCATCTCAGGGTGCCTCCATGGCCCTCTGGTCCCAAAATCCCCTGGGCCTCCCGTGTCATTCTCTACCTGCTCACCCagcccctcttctccccccacaGCTTGGCCCAGGCCTGTCCTCTCCTGCCCAGGTCCCTATCCCATCCTCTTCCCTGGGCTCCCGGCATCTTCTTTTACCCGGAAAGATTTTTTGTAAAAGGCTAATTGaaccctgccctcctctgctcagcaTCCTTCTGTGGTTCCCCATTGCTCAGGATCAGGCATACAAGGCCCCCTGCCTCACCTCTCATTTCACTACGCTTCACACATCAACCTTcagcccccaccgcccccaagTTCTCGCTCGTCAGACACCCCCAATGCCGGGTTCATTCTCGCCACCAGGCTCCAGCTCGTTCTCCTGAACATTCTTCCTCTTGAGCCCTCACTTCCGTTCCCAGGGCTGGCTGGTCCAAAGGCTCCTACCTTGGACCTGAGGGTATTTCAGCAGAAGCAAGAGGGCGTAGCGGACCGTGGTGCTGACCGTGACCGTCCCGGCAAACAGCAGATAAATGACTGTCATCAACAAGTTCTTGTCAGTCCATTCTGTGTTTGGGTCTTGCTCTTCCTGGAAGAAACCAGGCAGAAGGGCTCAGAGAACTCAGGCTGTGGGGAGCAGAGGCCCAGCACAGCCACGCCTGGGGCTGCAACACAGCAAGTTGAAGCTttgtcgggggggtgggggttgtatAAATGTTTGGGCAAGTTGGGAAGTGGACTCTTGATATTAATTTTCTTTGGTTggaatgtttttgaaaatgaaagagcaTGGCcactataaaaaacaaacaaacagaaaatggcacgtggtgaggatgtggagaaaccggaaccCTGTCACCCTCAGTGGGGACGTCAGATGGCGCAGCTATGGGCAATGGTATGAGGTTCCTTAAGCAATTAAAATggaaggggcgcttgggtggctcagtctgttgagtgcccaactttggctcaggtcacgatctcacagttggtgaggttcaagccccgcgtcagacttgGTGcagacagctaggagcctgaagcctgcttcggattctgtgtctccttctttctctccccttccccctcttgtgctcctccccccaaataaacaaacatttaaaaaatttctttttaatgaaaatagaattatggTATGATCTAGCATTTCCACTTCTGGGCAGGGAACCCAACAAATGGAGAGCAAGATCTTGAAGAGGTATTTGTTCATAGCAACGTGATTCATAACAGACCAAAGgaggaagcagctcaagtgtccactgacagatgaatggatgagccCAGTGTGGTCTATCCATGCGGTGGAATAAggactcagccttaaaaaggcttaaaaaggaaggaaatgctgttacaggctacaacatggatgaaccttgaggatatcaCGCTAAGCGAGATAAGCCAATCGCAAAAGGACAAACCACTTACATGAGGTCCCTAGAACATgcaaactcatagagacagaacgGAGAAAGGTggttgctgggggctgggagggggctaGGGAGTCCTTAACCAAGTAGAGAGTTTCTGTTtgataagatgaaaaaaaagttctggagattttctGCACGACAATGTGGATATATTAACACTACTGGACttgacacttaaaaatggtcaaggtagggggcacctggctcgAGGTGGgaggagcatgtgattcttgaccCAGaggttgtaaattcgagccctacattagatgtagagattatttaaaaataaaatcttttttttttaatgtttacttatttattttgagagagagggagggagagggagtgcgcggggcacagggagagagagaatcccaagcaggctccacactgtgagcgcagagcctgacgtggggcttgattccatgaccttgagatcgtgacctgagccgaaatcaagagccagacgcttaaccgactgagccacccaggtgcttcctaaaaataaaatctttaccaaaaaaaatggttaaggtggtaaattttatgtgtgctTTACCACGAtttcaaaaattttgtttcatttagaaaatgaaagtagAAGGAAATGGGGTACGAGGTTAAGAAAAATGTTCTGTCTCTCCATTAACAGGGTGGCCGCATTTATTCCAAGGATGTGGCCCTGAATGTCTTCCATAATTCCAAAGTTCGGATAATTCAAAAGTAGTTATTTCCATAGGCTTAACCTTCATTGCAATTTCCTTGTAATAATATATTGTTCTTATTGAATGAAGGAAGTGGACTTTATTCCTGTAATTTGATATCACAAGGTCTCATAATCAAGTGATTTTACTTGACATGTCTTGGGGTGGGGTACAGTGGGGTACTGTACAGGTGGGGCCTGCACAGGGggctaaggtcagagagagagagggagaaagggagagggagagagagagggaggcctgaCAGATTCCAGCTATACCAGAGTGGGCCCCAGCCTGGCCGCCAGCCCCATTCAGGAGGCCCCCCAACCCTGaccttcccccacctctgccatCTTCAGCAGGAAGGCATCCACAACGTCGCACGCAGGCCCGGAGGTGTCCGGGCTCCCCTTGTGTCGTTGCACCTGCTGGATGGCAAAGGTGGCCAGGATGCTCAAGTGACCAAGGAGTTGTGTGTGGGGGCCCGGCAGGTGCTGCAGTAGCTGGGAGAACATCTCGTAGGCCTGCGAGGGGCGGGGGAGAAGGACAGCTATTTCCATGGGGCCTGGCCCTGCACCAGCATGGAGGGGTGCTCTGGGGGTTACCTGGGAAAGGTAGGCAGGAACctttggggaagaagaggggtCCCACCCGCGTACCTGGCCCCATGGGGAACTGATCCCCAGCACGGCGCCACCAGCTGCCCGGACCACGGTCTGGAACTCCTCATCCTCATAGGGGAAGCGGAGGCCGAAGGTAAGGGAGCAGATGATGTTGGAGGTGGCCTGGGCCAGCAGCAGGGAGGGGTCAAATGGCTGTcctgaggaggagggggcagggaggagggctgtGACGGACAGGGGGCCAGACTCGACCGGAAGGAGACaggcatagagagagacagacagagggatgaaagacagatggagaaacagaaggggaaagagacagacagagagacagggagagacggagaaagagacagggaaagagagaccgGGAAAGACTGAGTGAGAAAGATggatagggagagagacaaagaaagacagacttataggagagagaaacagaaaaatcgagaaagaaaagaagcactAAGAGTGATGTGGCAGCACCAGGGGCACTGAGACCCCTGGAGAGAcatgaggacagagacagaaggtggaGGAGGCGCTCCAGGAGGCGAACAGAGCCCTCAGCCCAGCGCCAGAGGGAAGGTCCTCCCCACCCTCGGGCACACCACAGGGcaccccaggctcaccccaccctGCTGACCTTC
This genomic interval from Panthera leo isolate Ple1 chromosome E2, P.leo_Ple1_pat1.1, whole genome shotgun sequence contains the following:
- the LOC122208040 gene encoding cytochrome P450 2S1, which encodes MEAASTGTLLLVLLLLLVLTLALPRTPGHLPPGPMPLPLLGNLLQLRPGALYLGLLRLSKKYGPVFTVYLGPWRRVVVLVGHEAVQEALGGQAEEFSGRGMLATLDGTFEGHGVFFSNGERWRQLKRFTTLALRDLGMGKREGEELIQAEARCLVEAFQGTEGQPFDPSLLLAQATSNIICSLTFGLRFPYEDEEFQTVVRAAGGAVLGISSPWGQAYEMFSQLLQHLPGPHTQLLGHLSILATFAIQQVQRHKGSPDTSGPACDVVDAFLLKMAEEEQDPNTEWTDKNLLMTVIYLLFAGTVTVSTTVRYALLLLLKYPQVQERVREELTRELGAGRAPGLGDRARLPYTDAVLHEAQRLLALVPMGMPHALTRTTCFRGYTLPQGTEVFPLLGSVLHDPEVFEKPEEFNPERFLDADGRFQKQEAFLPFSLGKRVCLGEGLARAELFLLFTAILQAFSLESPCPPGTLSLQPAVSGLFNIPPAFQLQVRPH